The bacterium genome includes a region encoding these proteins:
- a CDS encoding creatininase family protein, producing MSPGEEKPSAGPGVYLERLTWPEAAALFGRDPLIVLPIGAAAKEHGPHLPLGTDRLLADHLAARIAERVPAIVAPTVTYGYYPSFVGFPGSTHLEASTFGAMIGEIIISLHRHGPRRFLVLNTGISTFPVLEVTARDLRLRYSVLVGVTRIEDLGGRALDGLLEQPAGSHADEYETSVLLAIAPEAVRTDRAVREIPDRPRPRGLFVPAPLPAPGVGRPEATGVYGDATLATREKGGRILAAIVPALVAAAEYVRTAPIDWNATSSRPARP from the coding sequence ATGTCGCCAGGCGAGGAAAAGCCCTCCGCCGGCCCCGGCGTCTATTTGGAGCGGCTCACGTGGCCCGAGGCGGCCGCGCTGTTCGGCCGCGACCCGCTGATCGTACTGCCGATCGGCGCGGCGGCCAAGGAACACGGCCCGCACCTCCCGCTGGGCACCGATCGCCTCCTCGCCGACCATCTCGCGGCGCGGATCGCCGAGCGCGTCCCCGCGATCGTCGCCCCGACCGTCACCTACGGCTACTACCCGTCGTTCGTGGGGTTTCCGGGCAGCACGCACCTGGAAGCGTCCACCTTCGGTGCCATGATCGGCGAGATCATCATCTCGCTCCACCGGCACGGACCGCGGCGGTTCCTCGTCCTCAACACCGGAATCTCGACCTTCCCGGTGCTCGAAGTCACGGCGCGCGACCTACGGCTCCGCTACTCCGTGCTCGTCGGCGTCACCCGAATCGAAGACCTCGGCGGCCGGGCGCTCGACGGGCTGCTCGAGCAGCCGGCGGGCAGCCACGCCGATGAATACGAAACGTCCGTGCTCCTTGCGATCGCGCCGGAGGCGGTCCGGACCGACCGCGCCGTGCGGGAGATCCCCGACCGCCCGCGGCCACGCGGCCTCTTCGTCCCGGCGCCGCTCCCGGCGCCCGGCGTCGGGAGGCCGGAGGCGACGGGGGTCTACGGCGACGCGACCCTCGCGACCCGCGAAAAAGGCGGGCGCATTCTGGCCGCGATCGTCCCGGCCCTGGTTGCCGCGGCCGAGTACGTCCGGACCGCGCCGATCGACTGGAACGCTACGTCGTCGCGGCCTGCCAGGCCTTGA